A stretch of the Vanacampus margaritifer isolate UIUO_Vmar chromosome 6, RoL_Vmar_1.0, whole genome shotgun sequence genome encodes the following:
- the szl gene encoding sizzled, producing MAALFFFAATLLTPLEAFDLGQSTRCVAIPNQMKVCKDVGYSEMRLPNFLGHSNLEGEVVPRSEDWRPLLQTGCHPQAQAFLCSIIAPVCLDTFIQPCRSLCVAVRDSCAPVLACQGHPWPQALDCDRFPTEEDRCLSPHAKFSHFAKDLPKAACQNCPMVEEAPAMKTVLDSFCQHDFAVTAKLRHRRLLTGEPEFEVEGRVEFIRQGPLLPYDTHHLLHQWLLINLRCANALVRPGRSQLYVLTGSVRPDGTLAIARLFPWHKKDANIAGATRKWKHHRC from the exons ATGGCCGCGCTCTTCTTCTTCGCCGCGACTCTCCTGACCCCACTGGAGGCCTTCGACCTGGGCCAGTCCACCCGATGCGTGGCCATCCCCAACCAGATGAAGGTGTGCAAAGACGTGGGCTACTCAGAGATGCGCCTCCCCAACTTCTTGGGCCACAGCAACTTGGAGGGTGAAGTGGTGCCGCGCTCTGAGGACTGGAGGCCCCTGCTGCAGACGGGCTGCCATCCCCAAGCCCAGGCCTTCCTCTGCTCCATCATCGCTCCCGTCTGTCTCGACAC CTTCATCCAGCCCTGTCGGAGTCTGTGCGTGGCCGTTAGGGACAGCTGTGCCCCCGTGCTCGCCTGCCAGGGGCATCCTTGGCCTCAAGCACTTGACTGCGACCGCTTCCCCACCGAGGAAGACAGGTGCCTGTCTCCGCACGCCAAGTTCAGCCATTTTGCAAAAG aTTTGCCCAAAGCAGCCTGTCAAAACTGTCCAATGGTGGAAGAAGCTCCGGCTATGAAAACAGTACTGGATTCTTTCTGCCAACATGACTTTG CTGTTACCGCTAAATTGCGCCACCGCCGCCTCCTGACGGGCGAGCCCGAGTTCGAGGTGGAGGGCCGCGTGGAGTTCATCCGCCAGGGCCCGCTGTTGCCCTACGACACCCACCACCTGCTGCACCAGTGGCTGCTCATCAACCTGCGCTGCGCCAACGCGCTGGTGCGGCCCGGACGCTCGCAGCTCTACGTGCTGACCGGCTCTGTGCGGCCCGACGGTACCCTCGCCATCGCCCGCCTCTTCCCCTGGCACAAGAAAGACGCCAACATCGCCGGGGCCACGCGCAAGTGGAAGCATCACAGATGTTGA
- the LOC144053965 gene encoding prolactin-like encodes MCAYGQAGCPLPTLADLFERVMQQSSRMHGISSDLQSQPDHYLFPSRNMLRKWKCHTHNILTPGDKQNAKSLDREQLTEVIVRLLGAWGDPLSQLHQSMRQDQNRNKNRERFSHFSSNKVLEMSDVMQELRDGVLKMAEKMKLQGVLSNAVVPVQPERALHSSTFAFYKRGGLRSLDRNDLLYCLRRDSDKVKNYLRILQCTTLPGLDC; translated from the exons ATGTGTGCCTACGGACAAGCCGGGTGCCCCCTCCCCACCTTGGCTGACCTCTTCGAGCGCGTCATGCAGCAGTCGTCCAGGATGCACGGCATCTCCAGCGACCTGCAATCGCAACCT GACCACTACTTGTTCCCCAGCCGCAACATGCTCAGAAAGTGGAAATGTCACACACATAACATCCTGACACCGGGCGATAAGCAGAATGCAAAAAGTCTAGAT AGAGAGCAGCTGACCGAGGTGATCGTGAGGCTGCTGGGGGCCTGGGGGGACCCCTTGTCACAGCTGCACCAGAGCATGCGCCAGGACCAAAACCGGAACAAGAACCGTGAGCGGTTCAGTCACTTCAGCTCCAACAAGGTGCTGGAGATGAGCGATGTGATGCAAGAACTGAGAGACGGAGTCTTAAAAATGGCAGAGAAG ATGAAGCTTCAGGGCGTGCTCAGTAACGCAGTCGTTCCCGTCCAGCCTGAGCGAGCGCTCCATTCGTCCACCTTTGCCTTCTACAAGAGAGGAGGTCTGCGCTCGCTGGACCGCAACGACCTGCTCTACTGCCTCCGTCGAGACTCGGACAAGGTCAAGAATTACCTGCGCATCCTGCAGTGCACCACGCTGCCAGGACTGGACTGTTAG
- the LOC144053963 gene encoding DCN1-like protein 5 produces MAVTCKAWCESPMVLRSKLDSLRAELDDVSVFKSVYKYSFDFTRDDEQSNLDMDTAKKHASFASGRNVEQCKYNKGVNKDQWYKVF; encoded by the exons atgGCAGTCACCTGTAAGGCGTG GTGCGAGTCCCCGATGGTCTTACGAAGCAAACTGGATTCCCTGCGCGCTGAGCTTGACGACGTCTCCGTCTTCAAAAGTGTCTACAAATACTCTTTTGACTTCACCAGG GATGACGAGCAGAGCAATCTGGACATGGACACGGCCAAAAAGCATGCTAGCTTTGCTTCTGGACGGAACGTGGAG CAGTGCAAATACAACAAAGGCGTGAACAAGGACCAGTGGTACAAGGTGTTTTGA